GGCGGCGGCCGCCTGCGCGGAAGCGGCGCTGCGGCCGTTGACGATGACGTTTGCCCCCTCGACCGCCAGGTGTCGGGCGATGGCAAAGCCAATCCCCTTGGTGGAACCAGTGACGAGAGCCGTTTTGTTTTCCAGTTGCAGATTCATGCTTTGGATGGCACGCCCATGCGCGTGACGAGCGAAAATCTAGCGCAAGAAATGAACGACGCCAGTGCAGCGCGGATTTTTCCCTCCGTGCGGAATGCCCCCACTCTTCCATGGCCGCCAAGACCGGCCGGCCAACCGGCTTGGCAACCAACGTCTGCTCAGCGCAGCCGCCAGACGATGCGCGCCTTCTCCAGGTCGTAAGGCGACATTTCCATTTTGACGCGGTCCCCCACGGTCAGTCGCACCCAGCGCTTGCGCATTTTGCCGCAGATGGTGGCCAGCACGAGATGCTTGTTGTCCAGTTCGACCCGGAACATGGTCCCGGGCAGGACGGTTTGAACGCGTCCCTCCACTTCGATGTGTTCTTCTTTCATAAGGTCATAATCAGCAGTCACCGCATCCCGGCATGCTCACCCGTTGGCGCCAGGGATTGATACCGGCCAAACAAAAAGCGGAGTCCGGTTCGCACCAGACTCCGCGTTGCAAGTCAAAGCGAGGCTTAGTAGCGGTTGCGGCGTTCGCCGCTGAATTCACGCCGCGGTCCGCCGGCGCGTTCTTCGCGCGGCTTGGCAACGTTGACGGTCAAGGCCCGGCCGCCGAGATCCTGGCCATGCAGTCCTTCGATGGCTTTTTGGGCCTCGTCGGCGGAGCTCATGGTGATGAAACCAAACCCGCGCGGACGGCCGGTCATGCGATCCATCATCAGATTCGCTTCGGTGACCGTGCCAAACGCGGCAAAGGCGTCCTGCAAGTCGTTTTCGGTGGTGTTGAAGGAAAGATTACCCACAAACAATTTATTACTCATGTGATGTTTAAGTCCTAGACGAATCGTGACTTCAAACAGACTGTTTCCGGAAATCGGATTTCAAATCATCACTGAACTGAAGTTCACCTGAGGATTCACCACGCCTGGGAGGAGACAAATTATCTATCAGACGCGGGCAGGATGAACGTTCCGCGGAAAATAGCAACAACTATCTCCGATTATTTTGCCCATCCCCAAACCGAACGTCCGGGAGTCACGGCCTTGCGTGGGCCAGCAATGCCTCGATCAGCTTGCTGCTCACCGCGATGGCGGTGCCGTGGCGGATGCCTTTCGGCATGACGAGCTGGCGGGTCACATCCTCCCACGTCTGCCAGTCGCGCGTGCGCAGGGCGCCGTAGTGATGATCGGTGTAGCAGTCGTAATAGACGTAATAGTCGTCGCCCACGCGAAGCGCAGT
The sequence above is drawn from the Verrucomicrobiia bacterium genome and encodes:
- the infA gene encoding translation initiation factor IF-1 — protein: MKEEHIEVEGRVQTVLPGTMFRVELDNKHLVLATICGKMRKRWVRLTVGDRVKMEMSPYDLEKARIVWRLR
- a CDS encoding RNA-binding protein; amino-acid sequence: MSNKLFVGNLSFNTTENDLQDAFAAFGTVTEANLMMDRMTGRPRGFGFITMSSADEAQKAIEGLHGQDLGGRALTVNVAKPREERAGGPRREFSGERRNRY